The Alphaproteobacteria bacterium genomic interval GCCCCTGGCATCCGCTTTGCCGGTAAGGTCGGCGAGCAGGCGACGATGTTCTTCCTCGACCCGTCGGGCAACGCCCTCGAATTCAAGGCCTTCCGCGACCCCGCGCAATTGTTCGCCAAGGCGCTTCCTTGATCGCCGTTGCAAGCCTCGACACGGTATCGCCCCCCGATCGCGCGACTTCTTCGCCGTGGCGGAGGCTGCAATGACCGGTAGGTCGAACCGGCGCACCGCCAATCGCTCGGCAATCGACATCTTCCTCAGCTGGCCTCTATGGCTGAGCGTAGTGGTTCTAACGCTGCTTGCCATCGGCCTTTCCGGCACTGCGGGGGTCGCCGTTATCGCCGTCGTCGTCGGCGAGGTCGTTCCCATCTCCGTCGTCCTGGCCTTCACCATCCCCGCCCTGATCGTGCCGCCGGCGGCGTTCGCCCAGCTGTGGGCGATGCGACGGGCATGGCGCAGCGAGCGCGAACTCGCCCGCTTCTTCGAAAGCACCGAAGCGCTCCTGGCGATCGGCGACTGGTCCGGCCGCCTGTTCCGCACCAGCCCGTCGTGGCACGACTTGATCGGTTTCACCGCCGAGGAACTCGCCGAAGGTCACTTCATCGCCTTCGTCCATCCCGACGACGTCGCGGAAACCATCCGCGAGGCCAAGAAGCTCGGCACCGGCGAGCACCGGTCGGTCGGCTTCGTCAATCGTTTGCGCCGCAAGGGCGGCGGCTACGTCTGGCTGCAATGGAACGCGACCAGCGATCCGCGCCGGAAACTGATCTATGCCACCGCCGTGGACGTCACCAGCCGCGTCGAGTCCGAGGCGCTCAAGGATGCGCTGATCTCCACCGTCAACCACGAGATCAGAACGCCGCTGGCGGCGATCTATGCCGCGCTGAAAATCGTCCAGGGGATGCAAACCGACTGCGCCTCCGATCAGTCCCAACGAATGCTCAAGATCGCCGAGACCAATGCCGACCGCCTCGTGCGCATGATCGACGACATGCTCGATGTCCAACGGATCGAAGCCGGCACCGCAAACTACCAAATCGCCCCATGCGACGTGGCCGAGTTGCTGGCGGCGGTCGCGGATCAAGCGCGGCTCCTCCATGCGGGAAGTACCGTCGCCTTGAGGGTCGTCGACGAAGCGCCGGGCGCCTGGGCGCTCGCCGACCCGGACCGCCTACACCAGGTGCTGAGCAACCTGCTGTCGAACGCCTACAAGTTCGCGCCGCCGGTATCCGACGTGACGCTCGCGGTCCGCCCCGCCGGTCTCGGCCTGCGCTTCACCGTGCTCGACGAAGGACCGGGTGTGCCGGAGGCGGACCGGGAACGCGTTTTCGAGCGCTTCTACCAGTCCGGCCGCCACAACAAGGGCGGCTCCGGGCTCGGCCTCGCGATTTGCCGCACGTTGATGCGCGACATGGGCGGCGCCATCGGGATGGAACCGGCGCCACCGCCCGGCGCAGCCTTTTTCGTCGAGATTCCCGCCGCGCCGCCCGCTTAGGCCCCGGCGATCAACCGGAAGATCGCAACGAAGCCCATCCCCGCACCGATTGCCGCGAACAAGTTGCGGGTTAGGATCGCCGCCGCCAGCGTCGGCAGCGCCGCCCACACCGTCGCGTCGTCCAGCCGCAGCGCCAACGTGCCGTCTTTGACCAGCAATAGTTGCACCACCATCGCTGACAACACCGCGACGGGCAGATGCTTTAGCAAATCTTCAACGCCCTGCGGCAGCTTGCGTCCGCCCAGCAGCACCAGCGGGGTGATCTTGATCAGCAGCGTCACCGCGCTCATCCCCAAGATCGTGACCAGGATCGCTACTTCGCCCATCGGTCCGCCCCCCACCCGACCGCGAGCCCCGTCAGCGTCGCCAACAAAATCGCCCAAAACGACAACCCGAGCGCATGAAACCCGATCGTGGCAACGACCGCGGCCAGCGCCACCAGCACTTGACTGCGGCCCCGCATCAGCGGCACCAGCAACCCGATAAACATCGCCGGCATCGCGAAATCGATTGCGAAGGCGTCCAGGTTGTTGGCCGTCCGGCCCAGTACGACACCGGCGGTCGTCGCGCCGATCCACACCAGGTGGCCGGCCACGTTGGTCGCGAAGATCTCGGTCTTGCTCGCGTTGACCTTGGGCAAGCGGGTGATGTGCAGAGCGAACGTCGCGTCGGTCATTTGCACGCCGTATAGCATCCGCTGCCAGCCGTTGAGCCGCCGCAAGTGGGGTACCAACGCCGAGGCCATCACGAAGAACCGCGCATTGATCACTGCCGCGGTAATCACGATCGACAGGATCGGCGAGCCCAGCGCGATCATCTGCACCCCTGCCAGTTGCGCCGTCCCGGCATAGACCAGGGCCGACATCAGGACGGCAAGCCAAGGCGGCATGCCACTTTCGACAGCCAGAACGCCATAGGCCATGCCGACCGCGACGTAGACCGCCAGAATCGGCAGGATGACACCGATACCGAGCAGGGTTTCGCGCCACCACGGGCGCGATGGGGAGGGGTCTTGGGTACGCATTGCCGGCGACTGAACACGCTGGGTTCGGCAAAGGCAAGCAGTCTCAGCCGGCGATGAACCGCACCCCGGCGACAGCGCCCATCCCGGCCGCCACCGTCAAGAACGTACTGCGGGTCAGCACCGCGACCGCCGCCGTCGGCAGCAACGCCCACACCGTCGCGTCGTCGAGCGAGAACCGCAACGCGCCGTCGCGCACGGCTACCATATGCACCGTCAACGCGCACATCGCCGCCGCGGGCAAAAAGCGCAAGCCGTCCTCGATCGTGCGCGGCAGTTTGCGCCCGCCCAGCAACAACAGCGGCCCGGTCCGGATCGCCACAACGGCGACGCCGATCGCGAGCGCGGTCAGGAGGGTCGTCGTTGGGTCCACGCGAACACGCTCCATCCGACGGCGGCCCCGGCACAGGCCGCAATGAGAATGGCCAGGTGCGACGCACCGGCCGCCACCAAAACGACGGTCGCGACGCCGCCCGCCGCCGCGGCCACCGCGTGGCAACGGTCGCGAATCATCGTGACCGTGATCGCCAGGAACATCGCCGGCATCGCGAAGTCGATACCGAAGCGATCCAAGTCGCCGGCGCGCTCGCCGAGCACGGCACCGAACGCTGCCGAACCGACCCACACCGTGTAGCCGGTCAGGTTGGCCGCGAACAACTCGGCCCGCGACACCGCGCGTAACGGCAGGATCGTGACATGCAATGCAAAGGTCGTGCTGGTGAGATGGGCGCCGTACAAGAGCCGCTCCCACCAGGCGAAGTGCCGCAGGTAGGGCGCCAGCGCCGCGGCGAAGGCAAGAAAGCGCGCGCACACGATCGCCGCTGTCGCCACGATCGCGGCCGGCGGCAGACCGGCAGCGATCATCGGCAACGCCGCGAACTGCGCGGTGCCCGCGAACACGACCGCGGAGAAAACGATCGCCAGCCACGGCGCCATCCCACCATCCACCGCGAGCACGCCGAACCCCATCGACACCGCGACATAGGCCGGCACAGCCGGCAGGCTCTGCACCACACCGCGCGCAGCATCGCGCCACAGGTTCGGTGGCAAGGGGATCGTCGCGTCGTTCATCGCGGGCGAGGGAACACCGCCCGACCGGCAATGGCAAGCGCCCCACCCCGCCGCTGGCCCCGCCCCGGCCAACGCGTTAGAAGAGACGATGACCCGCTCCGAACAGTGGCGCGCCGTTCTCTTCTATGCCGCGATCATAGCGCCGGTCGCCGCGCTGATCGGCCTGATCCCGGGCTATTTCGTCGGCGACGGCAGCGCGAAGGAAACGCTGACCGGCGGTGCGATCGGCCTTCTGATCGGCACCGGCATGGCTTCCTTCCAGGTGAGCTGGGGCGTCGGCCTGATCGCCCGCCGCCTGCGCGAGGCGCCTTTCCTCGTGGTCCTCGGCGCGCGCACGTTTTGCTGGTTGGCGATCATCGCCGTTGGCTTGTCGCTACCGCTTTTGGTCCTCGGTCCAGTGCCGCTGGCCGACCTGTTCGCCCCGTCGTTCGTTGTTTCGATGGCGATCAGTTTCGCGGTCGCCGCCGCGATCAATTTCGTGACGCAGATCAACCTGCTGATGGGCCGAGGCGTCTTGCTGCACCTCGTATTGGGCCGCTATCACCGGCCGCGTGAAGAAGACCGGGTGTTTCTGTTCGTCGATCTGCGCGGCTCGACCGCGATCGCCGAACGCCTCGGCAACCTGCGCTATCACGCGCTGCTACGCCGCTTCATTGCCGATATCACGCCGCCGATCGTGCGCTCGGGCGGCGAAATTCACCGTTACGTCGGCGACCAAGTTATCGTTACGTGGCCCCAGGCTAACGGATTGAAGAACGCCGCGTGCGTCCGAAGTTACTTTGCCATGGTCGATGCGCTAGACGCCGCCCGCGCCACCTATCTGGCAGACTTCGGTGTCGTCCCGGCGTTCTGGGCCGGCCTCCACCGTGGTCCGGTTGTGAGCGGCGAAATCGGCACGGCCAAGCACGAAATTGTTTTTCTCGGCGACGCGATGAACGCCACCGCAAGGATCGAACAGGCATGCCGAACGTTCGCGCGCCCGTGCATCGCCTCCGCCGACCTTCTGGATGCCCTGACTTTGCCTGATGGCGTCCAAGCGACACCCCTCGGACGAACCGACCTGCGAGGCCTCGCCGCGCCGCTCGCGTTGTTTGCGCTGGAGCGCGCCGCGCCGGACTAAGGGTGCCCGACGACTTAAGGATGACACGGCGCGGCACACACCGCGCCGTGATTCGCCGCTATTGCGGGCAGTTCTCCGCGTTGATGTTCTTCGGCGCAGGAAACGTACCGTCGGCGCTAGCCTTTTGCCACGCGACCGGCGAGCCATCCTCGGCGCACAGCCCCGTGGGCAGCTTTTTGTAGTCCACCCCGCGCCACGTTGTAACGGTACCCGTCGAACACGCCGCGACAACAACGGCCAAAACACCAAGCCCCAAAACCGCGCTACGTTTCATCTCTTCTCTCCCGATAGTCGTCGCGCGCTGAAATCGCGTCATCGCGTTCCGTCCGCCGACGACACCGGACAATCTACACCCGCGCGGCCGCCCCTAATAGGTCTACACGGCGAGGGAAGTGCGAATCACGTGGCCAAAAACGCCACCAACCCGTCGAGGCAGCCGATCCAACCGGCCTCGTGGTCGGCGCGGGTTGCTTCGTCGGCCATCCGTTCGTGGAAGACGACGACCTCGGTGGACGAGCCGCGGGCATCGAAGCGTACGGTTACACGCTCGGGCGGCGTGTCGGTGTGGGCCAAACGCCAACTGAAGACGAGCTCGTCCGGCGGGGCGATCCGTTCGAAGGTGCCGGCGATCCAGATTTCGCTGCCGTCGGGCAACCGGTTACCGATGCGATAGGCGCCGCCGACCCGCAGGTCCATCTCGACGCCGGGGCACGTTACCCCCGGCGGACCCCACCACTGCACGAACTGTACGGGATCGGTCCACGCCTCGAACAACCGTGCCGGCGTCGCCTTGATGGTCCGGCGCACCAACAGGGTCAGCCCGCCCGCCGGTTGCTTCTGGCTCTGCGGCTCGATGCTCATCGGCCCGGCCTTCCTTTCTTGCTCGCCGGCCCGGGCGGCGGCGCCGGGTCGTCGTCTTCGACATAGCGCGCGAGCGACTCCAGCGTGCCGCCCCAAAAGCCACGGTAGAAATCCAGCCATGCGTCGGCGTCGCGCAGGGCGTCCGGATCCAGCGCGCAGCGATGTACCCGCCCGCTGACCGCGCGTTCGACCAACCCGGCCGCTTCCAGGACCTTCAGGTTCTTCGAGGCCGAGGGCAGCGACATCGCGAACGGCGCCGCCAGTTCGGTCACCATCGCCGGCCCCTGGGCCAGCCGGCGCAGCATCGCCCGGCGCGTGCGGTTGGCCAGCGCTTGGAAAATCCGGTCGAGCCGTTCTTCCGCGTCGCCGCCGGGGGGCGCCTCGCGGCGCTGTGCATTTTGCGTTCTTGCCATCTGCCCAAAATAATATTAAGCCATTTGTGCAACTATTATACCGATCACACCGGAAAAGGAAACACCCCATGGCCAAAACCATCCACCAGGAAGTGACGTTCAACGCGAGCCCCGACAAGGTTTACGCCGCTCTCACCGACGGCGACACCTTCGGCGACATCACCGGCGCACCGGCCAAAATCGCCAACAAAGCCGGTGGCGAGGCCTCGCTGTTCGGCGGCCAGATCGCCGCCCGCAATGTCGAGCTGGTCCCCGGCAAACGCGTGGTCCAGGCCTGGCGCGCCGGCAATTGGGAAGACGGTCTCTATTCCCTTGCCCGCTTCGAACTCAAGGCCGACGGCAAGAAAACCAAACTCGTCTTCGACCACACCGGCTATCCCGACGAGGGCCACGACATGCTCGAAGGCGGCTGGCACAAGATGTACTGGGAGCCGATGACCAAAAAGTTCGGCTGACGCCACCTCCATCGAGGGCGCGGGGTGCCGCCGCGCGGCCCCTCCCGCTCCCGATCGGTGCCGCAGCGTGCAGCGATGACGCCCGCCATTCCCCGGTGCTAGGCTCACCCCCCATTGCAAGGGGACCGCCATGCTGCTCAACCGCGACCGCGCCAATGCCGTCATGGACCGCCACGGCCTCAAGGGCCTCGTGGTGCGTGAGAAACACAACGTCTATTACCTCACCGACTATTGGGAGAGCTTGAGCGAGGGCGGCTGGCCGTTCGCCGCCTTCGCCGTCCTGCCGCGCGATCCCGCCGCGCCGCCCACGCTCGTCATCCCGGCGATCTCGTTGCAGCGGCTCGACCTCGCCTCACCGACCTGGGTCGAGAACATCGTCGCCTTCTCGGACTATTCGGGCCGTCAGGCCGGCGAGAACGGCGTGCAAACCGCCCCCGACGAGCCGCCCGCCGCGCCCTATGTCGGGTGGCCGACGCGCGCCGGCGCAGCTCTGTCGCCGCTGGCCGCCACGTGGTCGGCCAGGCGCGACGAATACGGCACCAAGGTCGCGGCCTCGCCCGCCTGGGCGTTGCGCCGCGCCCTCAAGGAAGCGGGATTGAGCAAGGGCCGCATCGGCACCGACGACCTTCGCCTCACCGGCTGGATGGCCGCGATGGGCCTGGAGGCGCTCGAACCGGTCGACGCCGTCAACGTCCTGCGCGAAATCCGCATCGTCAAAACCGAGGCAGAAATCGACATCATGCGCACCGGCGCCCAGGCCAACGAGGCCGCCTGCCTGGCCGCGATCGACGCAATGTCTGAAGGTGCGACCTGGCCCGACCTCACCACCGTCTATGCCACCGAGATGGCCAAGCGCGGCGCGCGCATGCGCTACCTCAACACATACCTCGGCGGCCTGCCGCACGGAAAAGTCGTGCGCGACGAGCCGCTATATTTCGATGCCCTGGGCGAATACCAACTCTACCTCGCCGACTTCGGTCGCTCGGCCGTCTATGGCACGCCCTCAGCCGAGCTTGAAACCCGCGTTGCCGCCCTCGAGGCGGGCTTTCGCGCCGCGCTCGACATTCTCAAACCCGGCGTGCGCAAAAGCCGCATCGCCGAGACCGTGACCCACGCGGTCCACGCGGCGGGCTTCCCCGCCTACTTCAACGTTTCGCCCCACAGCCTCGGCCTCGAACACACCGACAACCCGATGCCGATGGGCCCCGACACCTTCGGCGAGAACGACGACTTCGCGCTTGAAGAAAACATGGTCATCAACATCGACATGCCCCACGTCGAATACGGCTGGGGCGCGGTCCACATCGAAGACACCCTGCGCATCACCAAAGACGGCTACGAACCCCTCACCAGCCTCGACACCAAATTGATCGTGCGAGGGTAGCGGGTTGGATTACGACAAAACGGAAATCGCAACCACGTATGACCGCGGTCGTGCGCTCGACGCCGATATGGCCAAGATATGGCTGCAAACCGTTGCCGGATATGTCGACCACACAACTGTGCGCAACATCCT includes:
- a CDS encoding PAS domain-containing sensor histidine kinase, producing MTGRSNRRTANRSAIDIFLSWPLWLSVVVLTLLAIGLSGTAGVAVIAVVVGEVVPISVVLAFTIPALIVPPAAFAQLWAMRRAWRSERELARFFESTEALLAIGDWSGRLFRTSPSWHDLIGFTAEELAEGHFIAFVHPDDVAETIREAKKLGTGEHRSVGFVNRLRRKGGGYVWLQWNATSDPRRKLIYATAVDVTSRVESEALKDALISTVNHEIRTPLAAIYAALKIVQGMQTDCASDQSQRMLKIAETNADRLVRMIDDMLDVQRIEAGTANYQIAPCDVAELLAAVADQARLLHAGSTVALRVVDEAPGAWALADPDRLHQVLSNLLSNAYKFAPPVSDVTLAVRPAGLGLRFTVLDEGPGVPEADRERVFERFYQSGRHNKGGSGLGLAICRTLMRDMGGAIGMEPAPPPGAAFFVEIPAAPPA
- a CDS encoding SRPBCC family protein, whose product is MAKTIHQEVTFNASPDKVYAALTDGDTFGDITGAPAKIANKAGGEASLFGGQIAARNVELVPGKRVVQAWRAGNWEDGLYSLARFELKADGKKTKLVFDHTGYPDEGHDMLEGGWHKMYWEPMTKKFG
- a CDS encoding metalloregulator ArsR/SmtB family transcription factor — translated: MARTQNAQRREAPPGGDAEERLDRIFQALANRTRRAMLRRLAQGPAMVTELAAPFAMSLPSASKNLKVLEAAGLVERAVSGRVHRCALDPDALRDADAWLDFYRGFWGGTLESLARYVEDDDPAPPPGPASKKGRPGR
- a CDS encoding AzlD domain-containing protein, with protein sequence MDPTTTLLTALAIGVAVVAIRTGPLLLLGGRKLPRTIEDGLRFLPAAAMCALTVHMVAVRDGALRFSLDDATVWALLPTAAVAVLTRSTFLTVAAGMGAVAGVRFIAG
- a CDS encoding adenylate/guanylate cyclase domain-containing protein yields the protein MTRSEQWRAVLFYAAIIAPVAALIGLIPGYFVGDGSAKETLTGGAIGLLIGTGMASFQVSWGVGLIARRLREAPFLVVLGARTFCWLAIIAVGLSLPLLVLGPVPLADLFAPSFVVSMAISFAVAAAINFVTQINLLMGRGVLLHLVLGRYHRPREEDRVFLFVDLRGSTAIAERLGNLRYHALLRRFIADITPPIVRSGGEIHRYVGDQVIVTWPQANGLKNAACVRSYFAMVDALDAARATYLADFGVVPAFWAGLHRGPVVSGEIGTAKHEIVFLGDAMNATARIEQACRTFARPCIASADLLDALTLPDGVQATPLGRTDLRGLAAPLALFALERAAPD
- a CDS encoding AzlC family ABC transporter permease, coding for MRTQDPSPSRPWWRETLLGIGVILPILAVYVAVGMAYGVLAVESGMPPWLAVLMSALVYAGTAQLAGVQMIALGSPILSIVITAAVINARFFVMASALVPHLRRLNGWQRMLYGVQMTDATFALHITRLPKVNASKTEIFATNVAGHLVWIGATTAGVVLGRTANNLDAFAIDFAMPAMFIGLLVPLMRGRSQVLVALAAVVATIGFHALGLSFWAILLATLTGLAVGWGADRWAK
- a CDS encoding AzlC family ABC transporter permease, with the translated sequence MNDATIPLPPNLWRDAARGVVQSLPAVPAYVAVSMGFGVLAVDGGMAPWLAIVFSAVVFAGTAQFAALPMIAAGLPPAAIVATAAIVCARFLAFAAALAPYLRHFAWWERLLYGAHLTSTTFALHVTILPLRAVSRAELFAANLTGYTVWVGSAAFGAVLGERAGDLDRFGIDFAMPAMFLAITVTMIRDRCHAVAAAAGGVATVVLVAAGASHLAILIAACAGAAVGWSVFAWTQRRPS
- a CDS encoding AzlD domain-containing protein, which translates into the protein MGEVAILVTILGMSAVTLLIKITPLVLLGGRKLPQGVEDLLKHLPVAVLSAMVVQLLLVKDGTLALRLDDATVWAALPTLAAAILTRNLFAAIGAGMGFVAIFRLIAGA
- a CDS encoding Xaa-Pro peptidase family protein translates to MLLNRDRANAVMDRHGLKGLVVREKHNVYYLTDYWESLSEGGWPFAAFAVLPRDPAAPPTLVIPAISLQRLDLASPTWVENIVAFSDYSGRQAGENGVQTAPDEPPAAPYVGWPTRAGAALSPLAATWSARRDEYGTKVAASPAWALRRALKEAGLSKGRIGTDDLRLTGWMAAMGLEALEPVDAVNVLREIRIVKTEAEIDIMRTGAQANEAACLAAIDAMSEGATWPDLTTVYATEMAKRGARMRYLNTYLGGLPHGKVVRDEPLYFDALGEYQLYLADFGRSAVYGTPSAELETRVAALEAGFRAALDILKPGVRKSRIAETVTHAVHAAGFPAYFNVSPHSLGLEHTDNPMPMGPDTFGENDDFALEENMVINIDMPHVEYGWGAVHIEDTLRITKDGYEPLTSLDTKLIVRG
- a CDS encoding SRPBCC domain-containing protein, whose translation is MSIEPQSQKQPAGGLTLLVRRTIKATPARLFEAWTDPVQFVQWWGPPGVTCPGVEMDLRVGGAYRIGNRLPDGSEIWIAGTFERIAPPDELVFSWRLAHTDTPPERVTVRFDARGSSTEVVVFHERMADEATRADHEAGWIGCLDGLVAFLAT